Sequence from the Streptomyces kaniharaensis genome:
CGAACCGTCCCAGCGTGTCGTGCCCCCGACCGACGGTACCGGCCCGGCGTTGCCGGACCGGTACTGCGATCCCTGTCTCGTCACCGTCCGCGAGGCGATGGCGGCGACCGACGGTTGACATCCGTCACGGCAGTGGCACTGCCTGCAGGCAGGGGTGCCGGCTGCCGCCCGCGGGAGCGGTGAGGACGTTGGCCACCTCGCCGAAGATCTCGACCCGGAGGTCGCCGTCCACGTTCTCCCAGACAAGGCCTCCACCGGGCCCCACGGCGTCGGTCGCGTGAACGACGACGACGGACAGCGGAGCGTGCCCGCCGATCGGGCCGGGTAGGGTCACCGCATAGCGGCGATTGAGGCTTCTCATGACAGGCCTCCTTCTCCCCACCCTCTGGCTGAATTGTCCTCCCCACCTGGCTCCTTGTACACGAGTAGTGGGAACCGGGGGCTTCGTGACCAGGCCAGAACGGTGATCATTTCGACCAGCATGGCCGAGACGGCCAGGGCCGGCAAGACGATCAGGAGCGCGGGCCGGACGTCCGGGCGGTCAGCCCGCCAGCACGGTGACCGGCTCCAGGGCTCCCTCCACCAGGGAGCGGGCCACGTCGGCCACGCCGGTGCCGGAGCGGCGGGCGTGTGAGCGGAGCACCTCGAAGGCGGTGTCCATGTCCAGCCCGCCGGCCTCGGCGAGCACGCCCTTCGCCCGTTCGATGGCGGTCCGGTCCACCAGCGCGGTGCTGATCTCCTCCGCGGCGGTCTGCTCCCGTCCGTGCTTGCGCTGGAGCAGGGCGATCACGGCGAGGTCGGCGAGCGGCTGGACGATGTCCGGGCCGTCCTGGCCCGGCTCGACCCCGGTACGGACGTCGAAGACGTTCAGCGCGCCCACGGTCCGGCCGTCCAGGCGCAGTGGTACCGCGCGCACCGAACGGAAGCCGAGGGCGAGCGCCTGAGGGACGAACCGGGGCCAGCGATCCTGCGCTTGGCCGAGATCCCGTTCGACGACGGGCTCGCCGGTGCGGTGGCAGTCCAGGCAGGGCCCCTCGCCGATCGCGATCTGCAGCGCTGCCAGGTGGCGGACCCGGTCGCCGGAGTAGGCGATGTCGCGCAGGTTGCCGCGGCGGTCCGCCACGACGAGACCGCAGCCCGCCGTCCCGCTGAGTCCCGTGCAGACCTCGGTGAGCCGGTGCAGGAACTCGACGGTGTCGTAGCCCGGTCCGATCAGTGTCTCGGTGAGCCCGGCGAACGCCTCGTTCACGCGGGCCTCGCGCGTCATGGCAGCCTCCATGTCCCCTCGAGGCCAGGCTACGCCCGCCCCCTGCCCTCGGTCATCCGTCATCGGTCCTCCTCCGTGAAGCGCAGCCGCCGCCGCACCACGTCACGCGCGACCTGGTCGATCTCCTGGTCCTGCGCGAAGGCGTGGGCGCGCAGCCGGTCCAGGGCCTCCGTGGCGGACACGCTCAGTTGCACCATGATCATGCCGACCGCCTGGTCCACCTCCACGCCGTTGAGCGGCGGATCGTCCAGCCAGGGTTGAGCCGGTACGTCGCCGGACGGCCCCATGAACGAGCCGACGATCGCGAGGGTCACGGTGGTCGCGGCGACCTGGATGTCGGCGACCTCCTCGGTGCCGGGGACACCCGGATCGGAACGGTAGAGGCTCAGGACGCCGATGCTGGAGGTTCCGAGGTGGAGCGGTGAAACGTAGACGCTGCGCAGCCCGTGGTGGACGGGAGCGGCCGAGGCGAGGTCGACCGTCAGCACCGGCCAGCGCATCTCGGCGGGCGACAGGAGATCGGCGACCGACACCGGGCGCCGGCTGCGGAAAGCGTCCACGCCCGGGCCTTCGCCCAGGCTGAACTGCCGCTCCTCCATCCGCCGGGCGCGTCCGTCGCTGGCCCAGACGCCGGCGCGGTGGCCGGTGTCGGCCATCAGCGTGATCGCGGCGGCTTCCACGGTCAGGGCCTCGACGCAGGCGAGGCAGAGCCGTTCGGGCAGGGACGGTCGGCCCGGGCCGTTGACGGCCTCGGCCATGATCTGCGCGATCCGCGTCAGATCGGCCATCTCCGCGCCTCGTTCTTCTTTCGTCTCCCGCCGCCCTCGGGCGGTGGCTGGTTGTCGTGGTGGTCACACCACGTCACATCGCGTCGCAGCGTGATCATCGCAGTATAGGTGCCGGAGGATGGCCGGCCGCGACCTGACGGCCCCGTCGCCGCCACGGCTCGTCCATCGATGCGCGTCTACCCGGATCGGCTCGTCACACACGGCCGGAACCGGGTTTGGAGGGGCCGGTGCCCGGCTAGCCGACGGGTATGGACACCACATCTCTGCACACCCGCCCGTGGTCCCGGCGCCTGCGCGGCGCGCTGGACGCACCGGCGCACTGGGAAATCCTGGACATCCCGGCCGGGCCTCTCGCCGACGCGGTGGAATCCCTTCCGCTCGGGCCGTACCGCGACGCGCTGCGTGGCGTGTGGCTCGGCCACCCCCTCCACCCGGCTCTCGTCCAGCTGCCGCTCGGCTGCTGGATGTCGGCGGGTCTGCTGGACTTCACCCCGGGCGGGCGCCGGTCGGCCGACGTCCTGGTGGCGGCAGGACTGCTGACCGCCGGGCCCGCCGCGCTCGCCGGCTGGGTGGACTGGGCCCGGCTCGACCCGCCCCGCCGCCGCACCGGCCTGGTCCACGCCACCGCCAACATCACCGGTGTGCTGCTGTACGCCGGTTCGCTGCTGGCCCGCAGCCGAGGGCGCCGTGTCCGCGGCCGGGTGCTCGGCCTGGCCGGGCTGGCCGCCGTCTCGGCGGGGGCGGCGCTCGGTGGGCACCTGTCCTACCGGCAGGCCGCCGGCCCCGACCGCGCGGCCGCGGTGCCCCGGTTGGCACCGGCGGACTGGGTCGGGCTCGGCCCGGTCGAGAACTTCCCGGTCGGGGAGCCCACCCGCAGGATGGCGGGCGAACTGGCCGTCGTCGTGGTCCGGGACGGGGAGCGCTGCCATGTGCTCGCGGAGCGCTGCGCCCACCTGTCCGGTCCGCTCTCCGAG
This genomic interval carries:
- a CDS encoding Rieske (2Fe-2S) protein, translating into MDTTSLHTRPWSRRLRGALDAPAHWEILDIPAGPLADAVESLPLGPYRDALRGVWLGHPLHPALVQLPLGCWMSAGLLDFTPGGRRSADVLVAAGLLTAGPAALAGWVDWARLDPPRRRTGLVHATANITGVLLYAGSLLARSRGRRVRGRVLGLAGLAAVSAGAALGGHLSYRQAAGPDRAAAVPRLAPADWVGLGPVENFPVGEPTRRMAGELAVVVVRDGERCHVLAERCAHLSGPLSEGTVADGCLRCPWHGSEFRLRDGEVVQGPATAPQPVFETRVLSGHLEVRLPGAG
- a CDS encoding GAF and ANTAR domain-containing protein, with translation MTREARVNEAFAGLTETLIGPGYDTVEFLHRLTEVCTGLSGTAGCGLVVADRRGNLRDIAYSGDRVRHLAALQIAIGEGPCLDCHRTGEPVVERDLGQAQDRWPRFVPQALALGFRSVRAVPLRLDGRTVGALNVFDVRTGVEPGQDGPDIVQPLADLAVIALLQRKHGREQTAAEEISTALVDRTAIERAKGVLAEAGGLDMDTAFEVLRSHARRSGTGVADVARSLVEGALEPVTVLAG
- a CDS encoding GAF and ANTAR domain-containing protein, with the protein product MADLTRIAQIMAEAVNGPGRPSLPERLCLACVEALTVEAAAITLMADTGHRAGVWASDGRARRMEERQFSLGEGPGVDAFRSRRPVSVADLLSPAEMRWPVLTVDLASAAPVHHGLRSVYVSPLHLGTSSIGVLSLYRSDPGVPGTEEVADIQVAATTVTLAIVGSFMGPSGDVPAQPWLDDPPLNGVEVDQAVGMIMVQLSVSATEALDRLRAHAFAQDQEIDQVARDVVRRRLRFTEEDR
- a CDS encoding DUF6296 family protein, with product MRSLNRRYAVTLPGPIGGHAPLSVVVVHATDAVGPGGGLVWENVDGDLRVEIFGEVANVLTAPAGGSRHPCLQAVPLP